GGTCGGCTCGGACCTGTTCACCGAGATCACCCGGCTGCCGGAGTACTACCCGACCCGCGCCGAGGCGGAGATCCTGCGCACCCGCGCGGATGCCATCGCCTTCCACTCCGGCGCGGCGACCGTCATCGAACTGGGTTCGGGTTCCTCGGAGAAGACCCGCCTGCTGCTCGACGCATTGACCCGGCACGGCACGTTGCGCCGCTACGTGCCGGTGGACGTCAGCGCGGACGCGCTGGCCGACGCTGCCCACGCCCTGATCGGGGACTACGCCGACCTCACCGTGCACGGCGTGGTCGCCGACTTCACCGAGCACCTGCAGCTGCTGCCGGACACCCCCGGCCCGCGGCTGATGGTGTTCCTCGGCGGCACCATCGGCAACCTGGAACCGGCCGACCGCGCGGTGTTCCTGCACGCGGTGCGCGACGGCCTGCGCCCCGGTGACCACCTGCTGCTGGGCACCGATCTGGTGAAGTCCCCGTCGGTGCTGGTGCCCGCCTATGACGATGCCGCCGGGGTCACCGCCCGGTTCAACCGCAACGTGCTCGCGGTCATCAACCGGGAACTGGCCGCCGACTTCGACGTCGAATCCTTCGAACACGTGGCGATCTGGGACGACCGCGAGCAGTGGATCGAGATGCGACTGCGCGCCCGCGGGCCGCAGCAGGTCTACATCGCCGATCTCGACCTGCGCGTGGCGTTGGCCGACGGCGAGGAGATCCGCACCGAGATCTCCGCCAAGTTCACCGCAGACCGGGTGCGCGCCGAACTCGGCACCGCCGGTCTGGGGGTGCGGCATTGGTGGACCGACGACGCCGGTCGCTTCGCGCTGTCCCTGGCCGGCCGTTAGGCCGGTTCCAGGGTGGCCACCGCCTCCACGTGGTGCGTCATCGGGAACATGTCGAAGGCCCGCAACGCGACGATGCGATATCCGTTCTCCGCGAAGGTGGCAAGGTCGCGGGCCAACGTGGCCGGGGCGCAGGACACGTAGGCGATGCGGCGCGGACGGCGTGCGGCCACCGCGGTGACCACCTCGGTCCCGAGGCCGGTGCGCGGCGGATCCAGCACCACCAGGTTCGCCTCGGGTAGCTGATCCCCCGCCAACACCTCACCCACTCGACCCGCCACCACCGCCACGCCGGGCAGGCCCCGCAGGTTGTCCCGCGCGGCGGCCACCGCGGCCGCGTCGGATTCCACCGCGACCACCCGCCCGGTCGGCGCGACCCGGCCGGCCAACGCCCCGGCGAATAATCCGGAGCCGCAGTACAGGTCGATCAGCACGTCGCCGGGCCGCGGGTCCAGCGCCGCGGTCACCGCGTCCACCAGCGTGGCCGCGGCGGCCGGGTGGACCTGCCAGAACCCGGCCGCGGGCACGCCGTAGACCCGCCCCGCTACCGTCTCCACCACCCGCTCGGCGGCGGATACCCCCGGCGGCCAGTAACCCAGCAGGGTGACCCCCTCGGGCAGCGGCGGCGTGGCCCGCGGTCGGCCGCGCCGGCCTCGCGGATCCGCTTGGGCGCGCGCCACCACGGCTCGATCGCCCGATCCGGCCGC
The sequence above is drawn from the Sporichthyaceae bacterium genome and encodes:
- a CDS encoding methyltransferase; the protein is MELEIGAVANGGSCVARHGELVVFVRHTLPGELVRARVTEGRDGDRYWRADAVEIVRASPDRVPAPCRWAGPGACGGCDWQHATLDAQRRGKAAVLAEQLRRVGGLDLAPPVEALPGTADGSGWRTRQRFAVDRSGRPGLRRHRSRDVLAIDDCFIAHPGVAETGVLGTVWQDTAEVLVTAAGSGDRAVVARAQADPRGRRGRPRATPPLPEGVTLLGYWPPGVSAAERVVETVAGRVYGVPAAGFWQVHPAAAATLVDAVTAALDPRPGDVLIDLYCGSGLFAGALAGRVAPTGRVVAVESDAAAVAAARDNLRGLPGVAVVAGRVGEVLAGDQLPEANLVVLDPPRTGLGTEVVTAVAARRPRRIAYVSCAPATLARDLATFAENGYRIVALRAFDMFPMTHHVEAVATLEPA
- the egtD gene encoding L-histidine N(alpha)-methyltransferase, with protein sequence MTTDTTRLQIDVHLPADHAQRALRSDVRAGLREQPRTLPPKWFYDKVGSDLFTEITRLPEYYPTRAEAEILRTRADAIAFHSGAATVIELGSGSSEKTRLLLDALTRHGTLRRYVPVDVSADALADAAHALIGDYADLTVHGVVADFTEHLQLLPDTPGPRLMVFLGGTIGNLEPADRAVFLHAVRDGLRPGDHLLLGTDLVKSPSVLVPAYDDAAGVTARFNRNVLAVINRELAADFDVESFEHVAIWDDREQWIEMRLRARGPQQVYIADLDLRVALADGEEIRTEISAKFTADRVRAELGTAGLGVRHWWTDDAGRFALSLAGR